In the genome of Lonchura striata isolate bLonStr1 chromosome 22, bLonStr1.mat, whole genome shotgun sequence, one region contains:
- the DOLK gene encoding dolichol kinase, which produces MSNRAVLVESLLVFTAVLAVHAVVWDRFSWCAVALAVQAFYAQFKWDWLLQQGGAVFQFRGAANSGLLPASMVIPLLGVVMKERCRAAGIVYFERFGIVVASTGMLLALFLSVLAVGITKPVPTNTCILTGVAGSVIIYTMKHSLTVSEVIEVLEVLLIFVYLSMILLYLLPRCFTPGEALLVLGGISFVLNQLIKRSLNVIEGRGDPTDFFLLVAVVGVVLLGLFFTVLFIFMDSGTWISSMFFHMMTAVLGLGVIMPWLYRLIQRNPLFWLLQFLFQTQTRLYLLVYWTFLAALACGVVFYQNAKRSSESKKHQASTITRKYFHFIVVATYVPGLIYDRQLLYVAAVLCLAVFIFLEYIRYFRIKPFGQTLRHLLSLFLDERDSGPLILTHIYLLLGMSLPVWLFPRSCAPKGTLSGAGALVPYSGVLAVGVGDTIASVFGSTMGEIKWPGTKKTFEGTMTAIFAQIIAVALILIFDSSVNLNSSYAWILASVSLVSLLEAYTTQIDNLLLPLYLQIMLMA; this is translated from the coding sequence ATGTCGAacagggcagtgctggtggaGTCGCTGCTGGTGTTCACCGCGGTGCTGGCGGTGCACGCGGTGGTGTGGGACCGCTTCTCCTGGTGCGCCGTGGCTTTGGCCGTCCAGGCCTTCTACGCCCAGTTCAAATGGgactggctgctgcagcagggcgGGGCTGTCTTCCAGTTCCGGGGTGCAGCCAACAGCggcctcctgcctgccagcatGGTCATCCCCCTGCTGGGGGTGGTGATGAAGGAGAGGTGCAGGGCTGCCGGCATCGTCTACTTCGAGCGCTTTGGCATCGTGGTGGCTTCCACGGGAATGCTGCTCGCTCTCTTCCTGTCCGTCTTGGCGGTTGGCATCACCAAACCTGTGCCAACCAACACTTGCATCCTGACTGGTGTTGCTGGCAGCGTAATTATCTACACCATGAAACATTCCTTGACTGTCTCCGAAGTGATAGAGGTTCTGGAAGTGCTGCTCATTTTCGTCTACCTCAGTATGATCTTGCTGTACTTGTTGCCTCGATGTTTTACTCCCGGGGAAGCGCTGCTGGTTCTCGGAGGTATAAGTTTTGTTCTCAACCAGCTCATTAAACGCTCACTGAATGTAATCGAGGGCAGAGGGGATCCCACTGACTTCTTCCTTCTGGTAGCAGTTGTTGGAGTTGTTCTTCTTGGTCTTTTTTTCACCGTGCTCTTCATTTTCATGGATTCAGGCACATGGATCTCCTCCATGTTTTTCCACATGATGACAGCAGTGTTAGGCTTAGGGGTCATCATGCCGTGGCTGTACCGACTGATCCAGAGGAACCCTTTGTTCTGGCTGCTCCAGTTTCTGTTTCAGACACAGACAAGACTTTACCTCCTTGTGTATTGGACTTTCTTGGCTGCCTTAGCATGTGGGGTGGTTTTCTACCAGAATGCTAAGAGATCATCTGAATCTAAAAAACACCAGGCCTCGACTATAACCAGGAAATATTTCCACTTCATTGTTGTAGCTACTTATGTTCCTGGACTAATTTATGACCGCCAGCTCCTCTACgttgctgcagtgctgtgtctggcagtgTTTATCTTCTTAGAGTACATCCGGTACTTCAGGATCAAACCTTTTGGACAAACCCTGAGGCATTTGCTCTCTCTCTTCTTGGATGAAAGAGACAGTGGACCTCTCATCTTGACTCATATTTATCTCCTCCTCGGCATGTCCCTCCCAGTGTGGTTGTTTCCCAGATCATGTGCTCCTAAAGGCACCTTGTCTGGGGCAGGAGCACTGGTGCCCTACTCTGGGGTGTTGGCAGTAGGGGTAGGAGACACCATTGCCTCTGTTTTTGGCAGTACAATGGGGGAAATCAAATGGCCAGGAACAAAGAAGACCTTTGAAGGGACAATGACAGCTATTTTTGCTCAGATCATTGCTGTGGCTCTCATTCTGATCTTTGACAGCAGTGTGAATCTGAACTCTAGCTATGCCTGGATTCTGGCATCTGTGAGTTTGGTTTCTCTTTTGGAAGCTTACACTACTCAAATTGATAATCTGCTGTTGCCTCTCTACCTCCAGATCATGCTCATGGCATAG
- the PHYHD1 gene encoding phytanoyl-CoA dioxygenase domain-containing protein 1, with translation MGTKISGAVQESNCPALAFITCWDKDHVERQGASPADPRWHRRAGGGIWAVSAPMASVTQQQIQKFHEDGFLVLEQFFSAEECDSMRSQIQRIVAEMEVPPHCRTAFSTRQEEQVQEQGSSDYFITSGDKIRFFFEKGVLDEKGNFLIPKEKSVSKIGHALHAYDPVFKQITHSPKVQELGRKLGLERPVVVQSMYIFKQPRIGGEVTPHQDASFLHTEPLGRILGFWIALEDATQENGCLWFIPGSHTNGINRRMVRAPSGASTCVEFVGSEPAYDDKQFIPLPISKGGLILIHGEVVHKSELNSSESSRHVFTFHVMEAKGTTWSKENWLQPTPELPFPSLYT, from the exons ATGGGGACAAAAATCTCTGGAGCTGTGCAAGAGTCCAACTGCCCAGCGCTGGCTTTTATCACATGCTGGGACAAGGATCACGTGGAGAGGCAgggagccagccctgcagatCCCAGGTGGCATCGCCGTGCTGGAGGTGGGATCTGGGCAGTTTCTGCCCCCATGGCATCTGTGACCCAGCAGCAGATCCAGAAG TTCCACGAGGATGGCTTCCTCGTCCTGGAGCAGTTTTTCAGTGCAGAGGAGTGTGACAGCATGAGGAGCCAGATCCAGAGAATCGTGGCGGAGATGGAAGTGCCGCCGCACTGCCGCACCGCCTTCTCCaccaggcaggaggagcaggtcCAGGAGCAG GGTAGCTCGGATTATTTCATAACCAGTGGAGACAAGATTAGATTCTTTTTTGAGAAAGGTGTTTTGGATGAGAAAG gTAACTTTCTAATTCCAAAGGAGAAGTCTGTCAGCAAGATTGGCCATG CTCTACACGCTTACGACCCTGTCTTCAAGCAAATCACCCACTCCCCCAAGGTGCAG GAACTGGGAAGAAAACTAGGCCTTGAGAGACCAGTAGTTGTGCAGAGCATGTATATCTTCAAG cAACCTCGTATTGGTGGTGAAG TGACACCACACCAGGATGCCAGTTTCCTGCACACGGAGCCCCTGGGCAGGATCCTGGGGTTCTGGATTGCCCTGGAAGATGCCACACAGGAGAATGGCTGCTTGTGGTTCATCCCTGGCTCTCACACCA ATGGGATTAACAGGAGGATGGTCCGTGCACCTTCAGGTGCCTCAACGTGTGTAGAGTTTGTAGGCTCAGAGCCAGCCTACGATGACAAGCAGTTCATACCTCTGCCCATAAGTAAAG GTGGACTCATCCTCATCCATGGCGAGGTTGTCCATAAGAGTGAACTCAACAGCTCGGAGTCCTCTCGCCACGTGTTCACCTTCCATGTGATGGAAGCCAAAGGCACCACCTGGAGCAAAGAGAACTG GCTTCAGCCAACCCCTGAGCTGCCTTTTCCATCGCTCTACACTTGA
- the LRRC8A gene encoding volume-regulated anion channel subunit LRRC8A yields the protein MIPVTELRYFADTQPAYRILKPWWDVFTDYISIVMLMIAVFGGTLQVTQDKMICLPCKWITKDSCNDSVRGWTVAAPERTYYNTSLVSSADSGPTGIRYDLDRHQYNYVDAVCYENRLHWFAKYFPYLVLLHTLIFLACSNFWFKFPRTSSKLEHFVSILLKCFDSPWTTRALSETVVEESDTKPAFGKMNGSMDKKSSTVSEDVEATVPMLQRTKSRIEQGIVDRSETGVLDKKEGEQAKALFEKVKKFRTHVEEGDIVYRLYMRQTIIKVIKFILIICYTVYYVNNITFDVDCKVDIESLTGYRMYRCAHPLATLFKILASFYISLVIFYGLICMYTLWWMLRRSLKKYSFESIREESSYSDIPDVKNDFAFMLHLIDQYDPLYSKRFAVFLSEVSENKLRQLNLNNEWTLEKLRQRITKNSQDKLELHLFMLSGIPDTVFDLIELEVLKLELIPDVTIPPSIAQLTSLKELWLYHTAAKIEAPALAFLRENLKSLHIKFTDIKEIPLWIYSLKTLEELHLTGNLSAENNRYIVIDGLRELKRLKVLRMKSNLTKLPQVVTDVGVHLQKLSINNEGTKLIVLNSLKKMVNLTELELIRCDLERIPHSIFSLHNLQEIDLKDNNLKTIEEIISFQHLHRLTCLKLWYNHIAYIPMQIGNLTNLERLYLNRNKIEKIPTQLFYCRKLRYLDLSHNNLTFIPPDVGLLQNLQNLAVTANRIESLPPELFQCRKLRTLNLGNNVLQSLPSRVGELTNLSQIELRGNRLECLPVELGECPLLKRSGLVVEEDLFNTLPLEVKERLWRADKEQS from the exons ATGATTCCAGTCACTGAGCTGCGCTACTTTGCTGATACTCAGCCAGCCTATCGCATCCTGAAGCCATGGTGGGATGTCTTCACGGACTACATTTCCATAGTGATGCTGATGATCGCTGTGTTCGGAGGGACGCTCCAGGTCACCCAGGACAAAATGATTTGTTTGCCCTGTAAATGGATTACCAAAGACTCTTGCAATGACTCTGTCAGGGGATGGACAGTGGCAGCCCCGGAGCGTACCTACTACAACACTAGTCTTGTTTCCTCTGCTGATTCGGGGCCTACAGGGATCCGATACGATCTGGACCGGCACCAGTACAACTATGTGGATGCGGTGTGTTATGAGAACCGTCTTCACTGGTTTGCCAAGTATTTTCCTTATCTAGTGCTGCTACATACCCTCATCTTTCTGGCGTGCAGCAACTTCTGGTTCAAGTTCCCAAGGACCAGCTCCAAGCTGGAGCATTTTGTGTCTATTTTGCTTAAGTGTTTTGACTCTCCATGGACAACGAGAGCATTGTCAGAGACGGTGGTGGAAGAGAGCGATACCAAACCAGCATTTGGAAAAATGAATGGCTCCATGGACAAGAAATCCTCCACAGTCAGTGAGGATGTGGAAGCCACTGTTCCCATGCTGCAGAGAACAAAGTCTCGAATTGAGCAAGGGATTGTGGACAGGTCTGAGACTGGTGTCTTGGACAAAAAGGAAGGTGAGCAAGCCAAAGCACTCTTTGAGAAAGTGAAGAAGTTCCGTACTCACGTGGAAGAGGGAGACATAGTTTATCGCCTGTACATGAGACAGACCATAATCAAAGTAATCAAGTTCATTCTGATAATCTGCTATACTGTGTACTATGTCAACAATATAACGTTTGATGTAGACTGTAAAGTGGACATTGAGAGCTTGACTGGCTACAGGATGTACCGCTgtgctcatcctttggccactCTTTTCAAAATCTTGGCTTCTTTCTACATCAGTTTGGTGATTTTCTATGGTTTGATTTGCATGTACACCCTGTGGTGGATGTTGAGGCGATCACTCAAGAAATACTCCTTTGAGTCCATCCGTGAGGAGAGCAGTTACAGTGATATTCCTGATGTGAAAAATGACTTTGCTTTTATGCTCCATCTGATTGATCAGTATGACCCCCTCTACTCCAAGCGCTTTGCTGTCTTTCTGTCAGAGGTGAGTGAGAACAAATTGCGGCAGCTGAACCTAAACAATGAGTGGACTTTGGAGAAACTACGCCAGAGGATCACCAAAAACTCTCAGGATAAGCTGGAATTGCATCTTTTCATGTTGAGTGGCATTCCTGACACAGTGTTTGACCTCATTGAGTTGGAGGTCTTGAAGCTGGAGCTTATCCCCGACGTCACTATTCCCCCCAGCATTGCTCAACTCACCAGCCTTAAAGAACTGTGGCTCTACCACACAGCTGCCAAAATTGAGGCCCCAGCCCTTGCCTTCTTGAGGGAGAATTTGAAATCTCTCCACATCAAGTTCACAGACATTAAGGAGATTCCTCTTTGGATTTATAGCCTGAAGACACTAGAGGAGCTTCACCTGACAGGGAATTTGAGTGCTGAAAACAACCGGTACATTGTGATAGATGGACTGAGGGAGCTGAAGAGGCTGAAGGTGTTGAGGATGAAGAGTAACCTCACCAAGCTGCCGCAGGTGGTGACAGATGTTGGTGTGCATCTTCAGAAGCTTTCCATCAACAATGAGGGCACCAAGCTCATTGTCCTCAACAGCCTTAAGAAGATGGTCAACCTGACAGAGCTTGAGCTGATCCGGTGTGACTTGGAACGCATTCCTCACTCTATCTTTAGCCTCCACAATCTGCAGGAAATAGACCTGAAGGACAACAACCTAAAGACTATTGAGGAAATCATCAGCTTCCAGCACTTACATCGTCTCACTTGCCTTAAATTGTGGTACAACCACATTGCCTACATCCCCATGCAGATAGGCAACCTGACCAACTTAGAACGCCTTTACCTGAACCGTAACAAGATAGAAAAGATCCCTACCCAGCTCTTCTATTGCCGAAAACTTCGGTACTTGGATCTCAGCCACAACAACTTAACTTTCATACCACCAGATGTTGGACTTCTTCAAAACCTGCAGAATCTGGCTGTGACAGCCAACAGG attgAGAGTCTCCCAccagagctgttccagtgcaGGAAGCTGAGAACCTTGAACCTGGGAAACAACGTgctgcagtccctgccctcCCGGGTGGGAGAGCTGACCAATCTGTCACAGATAGAGCTGCGAGGGAACCGCCTGGAGTGCTTGCCTGTGGAGCTGGGAGAGTGCCCGCTGCTGAAACGCAGTGGGCTCGTGGTGGAGGAGGACCTGTTCAACACCCTGCCCCTGGAAGTCAAAGAGCGTCTGTGGAGGGCAGACAAAGAGCAATCGTGA